The DNA window GCTCCTTTTCGTTTTTTCTCTAGCTTGTCTCTAACTTCTCTCTCTAGAAACCCCCACttacctttttttcttcatttaacttaaatttttccaacttttaatcctattcaatttcacccctcacATAATCTACTCTCGCCATATAAGATTTTGGCCAAGATTTTATTACAACCACCAAAACcatctcaataaattaaaaatttagcgGGGTTTTATACCAACAATCttccatgaaataaataaaaaatgaaagaatggtTTATACATGCgtgtaaaattaagaataaaccactcattacaaattaaaaaattataaataaaatataaactcaactattaaattttatacaatATCATAGTTAGAACCATCAATtccatataaaaagttaaaagaataaACCACTCATCACAAAACCTAAGTCTTTCGAATGAATTCAATTCAACTAGCAAATTCTGCGAAGTTAAATCACATGAAAACCGCAATACAATCCTATTCCCCTACTAAATTAAAGTTCTATTTTCCCGCAAATTGCCTACACACACAATTGGAACTCGTATgtgcaaggaaaagaaattgatcCTTCAATCACTGTAACTGAACAGAAAGCTAATGTTAtttacaaatatttacagtTATAGAAGCAAGGAAGATAAAAAGTAAAGAATCatggtgtttttcaatttgcaCACAGCTGAGACACTCGAAGGTCCCAAAAAATCCACATCAATTACAATTCACTTTGTTCATTCAGATTGGAACGGCCATCTTTAGAGAGCCTTTAGAACAACTTTGCTGGTGGCGTGAATGCCCTTTGCAGCAAGCCTCAATACAGATCGACTACGATACAACCTGCATCCAGAACATGTGTcagaagcaaaacaaaatttgacaAGAAGCAGCTCGAATCCCCTGCTAATTCTAAACAAATGTGATTTGGGAGGCCATCCACAAAGCTTCTGGTAGATCTTAGTATTTTAATCTCTTCCTAATTAGGTTAAAACAACATGTATTTAGGTGGATTAGCATCTATAATGCAGACCCCAGTCAGTCTGAGGCATTTCAAGCCTATCCAAGGGGCATAATAAAGGTTCATCCACTTCAATTCCCAAACTAATTTTTCTCAACTAATCGAATAAggaatatattttacttaacCCAGAAATGATAGCaggaaaaaaagattgaaaattcattatttaGAAGTAAAAATGAAGTTGAGACCTACTTCTATCAAACAACGTAGCACATTTTTCTCTTCAACCTGGAATCTGTATTCCTAGAATTGCAAACTATGATACTACTAGATTGTGAAATACTCACCCTGCCAAAGCAAGCCCCCAGGTTCCCAGGGTATAAAACATGGTCCCAGCATGCCAGATATCAAACACCTTTTCCAATTTGCTCACACCACCCAAAGCTTTTGCCAGAACTGCAAGTTGCCAACCTCGTGAAATTGAGTAACACTTAATTCATAAGAAACTCACATTCCTTCACTATATATTACGCAGAAAAGGGAACATATCCAAGAAAATTTGATATGCTAGTCATCAGATTCAGAACATGGTTTGCTATTTCAAACACATTTGAATTTCACcataacaaagaacaaaacacGAAACATCATAGATTCACAGCACTAGTATACTTCATTGAAGCATAAATTAAGAAAGTAGGTGGCTCTACTGAAGTCCTTGCACAAATAGCTATTCAATAGGCGAGGAAAAGAATGAAttgttgagaaataaaagtaGAAGTCAAGTTTTCGCAACACTGGGTTAGTAGTTATCTCAAAATAGCTATACGCACAAAATCAGGTTTTTGGCTTCAAAATCAGAAGCACAAAAACAATCGAGTTCCATTACAACTTACTTTTCTGCAGCTCCTCTGGCGTCAATTTCTGCAGTTACAACATAGGAAATCATGTTACATAAATTATATCAAGCATCAACCATTATCAATCCATCTTAACAAACACAGTTAAAAATCACCTGTGCCTTCGGGTTTGCTACAAGGCATTTAGCCATGAAGTAAGCAACCCCGTCCACCACATTCTCCTCAGTAACAACCACATAGTTCTCATCATCAATACCACTCCGCTCTTCAGTATTGCTAGGAACCATGTCTTCTGTTACCCAAACCCACCGACTAGGTTCTTGGTTATCAACACTGATTAGAACCTCAACTAATTGCATATCATcccctaataaaaaaatcaaacccaaatgAACACCAAAGAAACTACCATACTATAAAGCTAAAATCGACAACCATGTAAGAAATTAACAAACCTGTGGCCTCTTTAAAAGGGAACTGAATGCCAGTTTCGTTAACTGAAGCCTGCTGGAGGGATTTAAGTTTAGTCAAGAAATTCTCAGAATCCACAGTAGCTACTAGATGGCTGTACAGCTGCAATTTTTCGAAAAACAACAAAGACCCATAAAATTTAGCACAGATTCCAtgataaagttattaaatttaagaaaaaaaagaatttttttttataaataatgctTGTAATGGATGCCAGATAAATGGCACCAGATTCTCGCATAGAAGGGAAACTACATACGTGAGTAGGGCACTCGTGTAATAAGCAAGGCGATTCAGCTAGATTTTGGAGTAGTTTCAAATTTTGCTCAAGCAAATTCCTCAAACGCTTATTCTCCGATCTTAAAGACTCCAGTTTTTCATCCACTGGTTTATTTTTGGTGTCGTTGCCCGGTTCATGCTGGTGATTTTCGTGGAGGTGGTGGTGCTGGGTGAATTCCATCGCTTTCCATGCCACGTCAGCCACCTCGATGACCGTCTTCGCTACCTCTACAGCGCCGTGGCCTCCCATGGGAACTTTTTGTTGGACAAAGATTTCTTTCTGATGTTGAAAGACAGGGCTAAACTTGTTTTTCTGTATGATTTGCGTGTCCCAGAATCAAGCTTGGTTTTGATGGTCCTAACCTGGGGAGGGATGATagggattttttcttttcttttctttctcaaccgCTGTGGGTAAATGTTGTTATTTTCAGATTTGCGCCTCTATTTCTCAATTCTCTTCCGGACCCTCTGCCGATCCAAACTTTCACGCTATGTTTGTCTTGGTTATGTGTttgactttaaatttttaaaaaaggatattttttcaagtttaacaAAAACTCTAAAAGGCATCGCAAAATTCCAGACACGATAAAACTAATCTTTATTatagtgaaaatattttttttaccttcaaagaaaaaaaaaatttatcaggTACAcgtattttttcaaagttttcaaaacaataaaataacaaaattacacttaaaaaattaaaaattgttgattaagagtgtttttgttttttatttttgaaaaaacagtaaaaaatcatctttactcttagaatcaagaaaaaataagttatttgtTCAAGAGTCTTTTGGTCTTTTCATaaggatttttttgttgattccaTAACAATAAAaggtaatttgattttttttggatgattaattaatattgaattCAAAAAGCTAAACAATAAAaggtaatttgatttttttttatatgtgcgATGTTTCCTGGTAATCAAAATTGTCCTTTCATTGTGTTATTGTGTTGTTGGAAGCACATCTCTAACTTTCATTTGTTTATTATGTTCATGTGGTGTTCTTCGTGTTCCTGAGGATATTCAAACTTGaactattatttgatttttacaaaTTCTATGTTGATTGTGGGTTGTACTTATAGGTTTTGAGTTAGGCTAGGAAGTTCAGCCTACGTGACCAGGTTAAGCCTTTCAATGCTTAAAACCATGTTtggcaaaatcaaaatttattaaagaaaaaatgcatttttgagtTGTTAAGGTATTTTTTGCAAACACTTccttaaagtgatttttaagcctgtgttttttttagctaaGGGCATGTTTGACAAACATGCTCTAATACCTTTCTTATAgccttattttatgtttttctttgtgttttgccaaacacaactttaatttaattttaattaatttttatatttttaatgactattttgtaattaattttggacttctttttttttatatcttttttacccttttatatttaatattcagAATTgtgaacttatacgtaagatatTTTCCTGGTAttatataaatcaatttttaaaaatataaaaataacaaaaaatagatttatgttGTAAA is part of the Populus trichocarpa isolate Nisqually-1 chromosome 2, P.trichocarpa_v4.1, whole genome shotgun sequence genome and encodes:
- the LOC7466475 gene encoding uncharacterized protein LOC7466475; translation: MGGHGAVEVAKTVIEVADVAWKAMEFTQHHHLHENHQHEPGNDTKNKPVDEKLESLRSENKRLRNLLEQNLKLLQNLAESPCLLHECPTHLYSHLVATVDSENFLTKLKSLQQASVNETGIQFPFKEATGDDMQLVEVLISVDNQEPSRWVWVTEDMVPSNTEERSGIDDENYVVVTEENVVDGVAYFMAKCLVANPKAQKLTPEELQKILAKALGGVSKLEKVFDIWHAGTMFYTLGTWGLALAGLYRSRSVLRLAAKGIHATSKVVLKAL